DNA from Deltaproteobacteria bacterium:
GGCAGCTTGATCTCGACCGGCCAGCCCGGCACCGTGGCTCCGTCCGGACGGAACGCGTAGACGAAGCCGTCGAAAGCGGTCATGAGGATGTCGAGCTGGCCGGTCCCTTCGAGGTCGGCCAGCACGGGCGGTGACCAGTTGCCCCGGTCCGGGTTTCGGCTGTGTCCGGTGGCGGCGCGAGGCGTTGGTACCGCCGTGAAGGGCTCCCAGTTGGCGCGGTCCTGGCCCACCGGGAAGCCGGGCAGCAGGCGCCCGCGGCTGTCCCAGGCGTAGACCTCGCCGTTGGTGCTGGTGGCGACGATCTCCAACTCGCCGTGGTGGAAGAGGTCACCCACCGCGGCGCCACCCGAGAGCGGGTCGCGCACGTTCGCCAGGTTGGCGTTCCGATAGGCGCGGGCGCGGTAGTTCTCGGGGTTGAGGGGGTCGAGCTGCTTGAGCATCTCGGTGTGGACGGGGAAGCCCGGCACCTCGGTGCCGTCCGGCCGCCAGGCGTTCACCTCGCCGTTGCCGTTGGGGACGATCAGGTCGAGCTCGTGCCTGCCCTCGAGGTCGGCATAGGTCGGGGCCGCGTCGCCGTCGGCCCTGTCGACGCTCTTGGGGTAGCCCGGCATCAGGTCGGGGTCGTGGCGCAGGCCGACGCTGCGGCGGTCCTCGGCCTTGATGCCGTTGGCGTCGTTCACGCGGAGCCGGATGGTCATGGTGTACTGCTCCGCCCCGTCGGGCTGCAGGGTGGTGAGGGGCGTGTGGGTGTAGAAGCTCGGCGGAACCTGTTTCAGGTCGATGGTTCCGAGCTTCCCCGAGATGCCGGTGCTCGCCGTACGGCCGGCCACGGTGTGGAAGTCGCCGTCGGCGGGATCGGCGCCCAGCGCCCACTCGAGCACATAGCTGACCGAGCCGCCGGAGTTGAACCTCGAGCGGGCGAGGCTACCGTCCACCTCGAGCTGCGGCGTAACCGTGGGGTCAACGTACGAGTACCACTGGGGGGCGGTGATGTCCGCGGTGGGCGGGATGCGCCCGGCCATGATCATCGCCGTCGCCGCGCCCACGTCCGGCCGCCCGTAGCCGTACTGCGTGGACCAGTTGGTGTGGGTAGCGTCGGTGGCGCTGTTCGGGTTGCCCGGCCACTGCGGCTGCTTCGTCCCGGGCGGCGCCCCGGGGCCCTCCGGCTGCGGCGGCTGGGCGTTCGGGATGATCGGCTGGGCGGTGTCCATCAGCACCTGCTTGATCTCGTTCGGGGTGAGCCGATCGAAGCCCGGAACCAGGCCGGTGTCCCGGAGGTTGAGCGCGGCCGACTGGACCATTGCCAGGATCCCGGCCTGGAAGGGTGTCGCGCCCGAGGTCGTGTACTCGCCCCCCGAGAAGACGTTGTGCGTGCCGTAGCTCGTGATGTTGCTGCGGGAACGGAACCAGCTCGTGCTGCTCCCGGTCAGGTCCATGGCCGCCGAGTTGCCGGGCAGAGCGTGATCCCAGAGCATCCCGTCGGTGTGGTCCATGGCGTCGAAATCGTTGGAGTCGAGCGACATCACGACCCCGTGCTCGTAGGCGTAGTTGATGGCGTCCTGTACGAAGCGGCTGTAGGTGTAGTTGACGACCACCGAGCTGACCGAGGTCACGCCGATGTCGGCCGCGTAGAGGAGCCCTTCGGCCCACTTGTCGGAGCGGCCGAGCGCTTCGGCGCCGGTCTTTATCGGCACCACCCGGCAGCGGGGACAGAGGCCAACGCCGGCGTACCCGTTGTCGGGGACGCCAACCAGGAGCGACTGCAGCCCGGGCGCGTGGTTGTAGGCCATGTCCTCCGTCTGCGGGTCATTGTTGTTGCGGTCGCTGTTCCAGCCGTTGATGTCGTTGGGATAGCCGTTGCCGTCGTTGTCGAAACGGCCCCCACCCGGACACTGCGCGACCTGACCCTTTTGGATCCGGCAGTGGCCGAAGACGGCGATGAGGTCTTCGGGGGAAAGGTAGGGCGTCCGCGTTCCCTGGACGTTGACGGCGTTCAGGTATTGATGCTGGCCGCTGCTGACGCAGTTGCGGCTGGTGCCCTCCACGTCGATGGCCAGTCCGCCCCCTTGGGCGACCGGGGTATCGGACGCTACGCCCGCGGGGCAGGACGGGTTGGCGCGCGGGTCGTGCACCCAGTCCCGGATGTCGAAGCGGCCGTTGCCGTCGAGGTCGTAGCAGCCGGGCCAGACGAGGCTGGTCCCGTCGGCGCGCTCCGGACAGGGCAGCTCCCCCTTGTTCAGCCATTCGTTGTCGAGGGCGTCCTTGATTGAGTTGGAGCTGTAGTTCACGCCGCCTTCCATGTAGGCGATGAGGATGTCGTCGCGCCCGACGTTGCCCTGCGCCCAGGCGCCCGTGAAGTTGACCCCAGACATGTGATCGGGGTCGAAGGCGGCCGTCGCCCAGCAGGGAAGCCCGCCGTCGGGGTGCTGAAGGATCGGCGGAGGGCAGGGATACTGCGTATCCGAGAGCACACCGAACATGTCCCACTGGTCTGCGCCCGGGTCGGAGTAGCAGTCTGAGGTGAAGGTGGCCGCGTTCTCGCAGGGCGCGAATTGGGGGTCGTTGGGCGGCGTCTGCGGCCAGGCGGCATGAGCGGCCACCGCTGGCACAAGGAGGCCGGCCAGGAGGATGGCCAGCGACCACAGCAGTCTTCTCACCATCGCCGGCATTGGCGGCTCACAGCGGGGAGCGTGTTCAGCTGCTCGACGGCTGGGACACGGTCACGATGACAGCACCGGCAAGCGGAGCCGGAACGGTGTGGAGGGGTTGACGGTGATAGTGATGGTATGCGGAGCGCGCGAGCCGACATACGCCTGGTCGGACGCGGCCAGCACGAGGCGCAGCCGATGCCCGGCCGGGTAGCGGTGTACGACCCCAGGCAGGTTGAGGTGGACCGCCTGGCTGAGGTCGGCGATCCGGATGGGAGATACCAGGCGGTGGACCAACAGCACCGAGTCGTCCGGCGCGACGTCGTAGATCTTGCCGAAGAGGACCACCTCAGTGGCCGGCAACTGGCTGTCCGATCCTGTGGCGCTTAGGCTGAAATCAAGGGTTGGGATACCCACCGAATCGAGGTCCGCCGCCAGCGGGGCCGAGATGAAGGCCGCAAACGTCCCCGGAGGATCGGTCGGCGGGATCGAGCTGAAGGGCTCGTTCGACTGCACCGCGGAGGTTTCCGAGTAGCTCGACGGCTCTCCGTCCGCCGGGTTGACGAACGTCTGCGAGCCGGCCGCGATCTGGCGCCTCGAGGAAACCAGGCTGCCATCGCCGGAGAGGTACCAGCTCTGGGTCGTGCCCACGGGCCACGCGGAGGCGGAACCGTAGGCCGGCTGGGCCGAGCCGCTCGGGTCGTACGGGACCCAGTCGCGGAAGTACTCCACTCCAGGGCCGGTCGGCACACCGGACCCCTTCAAGTAGTGCGAATACCAGTTGAGCCACAGCTGGTCGAGGTAGCCCTTCGACGGATCGGCGTCATTGACCTCTCCCGGCGCCGACGGACCGCTGTGCCCGCCGAACCCGAGCACCAGCTTCACTGGTGCGCCGTGTTTCACGAAGCCTTGGTAGTTGGCCACCGCGTCGGCGATGGTGAAGAGCGTGTCCGTCTCCCCCTGTACCAGCAAGGTCGGCGGAAAGCGTGTCACGTTCGGGTTGGAAAAGAACTCGTACTGGGCCGACGCGTGGCGGAGGAAAGCGATCGTGTCGGCTGTGAGATAGCCGGCCGCAAGGGACTCGGTGTTGATCACGCAGACTTCGGGGTCGAAGCCAGGACAGGCAGGGTCGGGCGGCTGGCCGCTGGTCCAGCCACTCGTCCCCGGGTTGAGGGCGGGCTGGGCATTGCCGTCGGCGAAGAAGAGCTCGCTCCACTCGTACTTGCTGGCCCCGGGCGGCGAGTTTGTATAGATGAAATTGCGGGCGTCGTTGTTGGGTCCCAGGGAGTAGCTCAAGTCGTTCCAGGTGATCAGCGGGATCATGGCGTCGACTCTGGAGTCGACCGAAGCCAAGGCGAACTGGAAGCCACCGCCGTAAGACCCACCCCAGGTGCCCACCCGCGGGTCATTCGGCCCGTCCTTGATCACGTCGTCGCGCGCCGCGATGAGGTCGACCATGTGGGAGGCAGCCCTGCCGTCCCACTCGGGCGAGTCGATCTCGATTGCACAGCTGCTGCCGCCGAAGCCGAGTCCAGAGTAGGAGAGGACCACGTAGCCGTTGCGCGCGAACAGATCTGCTTCGGAGGCTTGGTCATCCTTGCTGCCGCCGAAGCCGTTGGTGGTCAGGATTGCCGGGACGGGCGATAACGGGCTGGCGGCGTTGGGGACGTACAGGTCGTAGAAGATGTCGCAGAACTGGTCTTGGTTGGGGCCCAGACCGGTGGCGCGAGTGGTCTGATCAGAGGTCTTGGTGTACGGCGGTGAGCTGTCGGCAACCGCACCCGGAGCGGCGGCGGCCAGGAAACCAGCGACCAAGCCCAAGAGCAAAATTGCCGGAGTACATCGTTTTTTCATCGACTCCTTCTCCAAACGGCCCGCACCGCCCCCCCCTTCTCCTTGGACAGCCCGCCACTGGCTATCCCGTGTTGGGGCATCTCCGCACCACGAGACCGGGGACTGGCAGGAAAAAAGAAGGGGCTTCGTGAGTTCCCGAGGGATGAATGCGGCTCGGGTCTGGACGGTATCCGTTCGCTCTCTACCGCGAGGCAATCCGCAAGTCCCCTATTCCGCCCATCGACTTTCCGAAGGGACGGGATTGAAGGCGGGGCCCCGTGCCAGACTAACCTTCGAGTGCTTGGCGCTCGGCGTGCGAAAACGGCGGCATGGTCGCCGTCGCCAGATCGAAACCACGCTCACCACACTTGGTTCATGAAGAACGAATTCGGCTGCGGCGTCCTCTTGCTGATTGCGTCCGTCGGAGGGGCCGACGCAGCAGGCCGCTGCGGTGATCATCCCTGGTGCGACACTTCCTTGGCGCCCGATACGCGCGCCGGCCTGCTGCTGGAGCAGCTCACGCAGGACGAAAAGATCTCGCTCCTCGCCGGCGACGACCTCTTCGGCGTGGGCGGCCAGGCGGGCTCGCACACCGGCACGAGCGACGGGCTGCCGCGCGTCGATCTGCCCACCATCTACTACACCGACGGCCCGATGGGCGTACGGTCCGGCATGGCGACGGCGATGCCCGCGCCGCTCGGTCTCGCCGCGACCTGGGATCCCGTCCTCGCCGCGCGTTACGGCGCGACGGTCGCCAACGAAGCCAAGAGCAAGGGCAACGACGTCGTGTTCGCGCCCACGGTCAACATCATGCGGACGCCGCTCGGCGGCCGGACCTTCGAAGGCTACGGCGAGGATCCGTTCCTGGCCGCCCGCACCGCCGTCGGCTGGATCGAGGGCGCACAGAGCGAGGGTGTGATCGCCAACGTGAAGCACTTCGCCGCCAACAACCAGGAAGGCATGGGGCCGGCGCCGCAAGGCGCGCCGCTCGGGGCGGGCGTGGTCGGAGACCGCTACACCGTCAATGCGGTCGTGGACGAGCGTACGCTGCGCGAGATCTACCTCCCGGCCTTCGAGGCGGCGGTCAACGAAGCGAACGTGGGCTCGATCATGTGCTCCTACAACCGCCTGAACGGCCAGTACGCGTGCGAGAACGAGCACCTGCTCGAGACGATCCTGCGGCACGACTGGCGCTTCGAGGGCTACGTGCT
Protein-coding regions in this window:
- a CDS encoding alpha/beta fold hydrolase, which encodes MKKRCTPAILLLGLVAGFLAAAAPGAVADSSPPYTKTSDQTTRATGLGPNQDQFCDIFYDLYVPNAASPLSPVPAILTTNGFGGSKDDQASEADLFARNGYVVLSYSGLGFGGSSCAIEIDSPEWDGRAASHMVDLIAARDDVIKDGPNDPRVGTWGGSYGGGFQFALASVDSRVDAMIPLITWNDLSYSLGPNNDARNFIYTNSPPGASKYEWSELFFADGNAQPALNPGTSGWTSGQPPDPACPGFDPEVCVINTESLAAGYLTADTIAFLRHASAQYEFFSNPNVTRFPPTLLVQGETDTLFTIADAVANYQGFVKHGAPVKLVLGFGGHSGPSAPGEVNDADPSKGYLDQLWLNWYSHYLKGSGVPTGPGVEYFRDWVPYDPSGSAQPAYGSASAWPVGTTQSWYLSGDGSLVSSRRQIAAGSQTFVNPADGEPSSYSETSAVQSNEPFSSIPPTDPPGTFAAFISAPLAADLDSVGIPTLDFSLSATGSDSQLPATEVVLFGKIYDVAPDDSVLLVHRLVSPIRIADLSQAVHLNLPGVVHRYPAGHRLRLVLAASDQAYVGSRAPHTITITVNPSTPFRLRLPVLSS